The Acidipropionibacterium virtanenii DNA segment CGACGCCCGGGTGCAGACCCTCAACATGGAGGACTACATCTACGAGACGGTCGTGCCCACCGAGGAGGTCGTGGAGATCCGCAACGGGGCCCGCAAGACGATCACCCGGGTCTACCTGCCCGGCTACGTCCTGGTGCGCATGGACCTCACCGACGAGTCATGGGGAACCGTTCGCCACACTCCCTCGGTCACCGGTTTCGTGGGCCAGTCCACCACGCCGGTCCCGCTGACCTTCGACGAGGTCGTCAAGATGCTGACCCCCTCGGTCATCGCCCAGGTGAACCACGACATGGCCGGCCAGGCCCCCTCCCCGAAGGCCAGGCGCAAGGTCGAGGTGGCCGACTACGAGGTGGGGGAGTCGGTTCAGATCACCGACGGCGCCTTCGCCGGGGTGCCTGCCACCATCACCGAGATCAACGTCAACAACCAGCGCGTCAAGGCGTCGGTCGAGATCCTCGGCCGATCCACCCCGGTGGACCTGGAGTTCAACCAGATCGAGAAGATCTGAATCCCCGATTCGCGAGCGCCGGCCGAGTCACGTAAACTCGGTCGGCGCGTGCGTGTGCAGCCGGTCGTCACGGCTGGACCACGTGCAGTCTCCTGGCCAGACGGGCCGGGAGGAAGTTCAACCGAAGGACCCATCACATGCCTCCGAAGAAGAAAGTAGCGGCGCTCGTCAAGGTCGCCCTGCAGGCCGGTCAGGCCACTCCGGCCCCTCCGGTCGGTACCGCCCTCGGTCCTCATGGTGTCAACATCATGGAGTTCTGCAAGGCCTACAACGCCCAGACCGAGTCGCAGCGCGGCAACGTCGTCCCCGCAGAGATCACCATCTACGAGGATCGCAGCTTCACCTTCGTCCTGAAGACCCCGCCGGCCGCCGAACTCATCAAGAAGGCCGCCGGTATCTCCAAGGGCACCGAGAACCCGCTGACCCACAAGGTCGGCAAGATCTCCAAGGACCAGGTGCGCGAGATCGCCCAGACCAAGATGCCCGACCTCAATGCCAATGGCATCGAGGCGGCCATGAAGATCGTCGAGGGCAGCGCCCGTTCGATGGGCGTCACCGTAGAGGGCTGATCCCCTCACGAGCGCGACGTCCGGCAGGACGACGTCGCGACCTGATCAATTCCGTGGGAGGGCTTGCGCAGCCCTGACCACACCTGGTGAAAGGAACCAGATATGAAGCGCAGCAAGGGATACCGCGCAGCGGCCGCGAAGCGTGACGCCGACGAGCTCTACGGCCCCGAGGCCGGAATGGCCGTCGTCGAGGACGTGGCCTCCGCGAAGTTCGACGAGAGCGTCGACGTCGTGATCCGTCTCGGCGTCGATCCGAAGAAGGCCGACCAGATGGTGCGCGGCACCGTCAATCTCCCTCACGGCACTGGCAAGACGGCACGGGTCCTCGTCTTCGCCACCGGTGAGAAGGCCGAGGCGGCCCGCGAGGCGGGCGCCGATGAGGTCGGTGACGACGATCTCATCGCCAAGGTCCAGGGCGGGTACCTGGACTTCGACTCGGTGGTCGCCACCCCCGACATGATGGGCAAGGTCGGCCGCCTGGGCCGGGTGCTCGGCCCTCGTGGCCTGATGCCGAACCCCAAGACCGGCACCGTGACCATGGATGTCGCCAAGGCCGTCGCAGACATCAAGGGCGGCAAGATCGAGTTCCGCACCGATCGCTACGCCAATCTCCACCTGCTGATCGGCAAGGTGTCCTTCGGGCCCACCAAGCTGGTGGACAACTACTACGCCGCCCTGGACGAGGTGCTGCGGCTCAAGCCGTCCTCCTCCAAGGGCCGCTACCTGAGGAAGATCACCGTCTCCTCGACCATGGGCCCCGGCGTCCAGCTGGATCCTGCGGCCGCCCGCGTGACCGAGTGATCTCGTCCCGCTGATCACCGACGAGCCCCCGCTCCTGTGGCGGGGGCTCGTCGCATGTCAGGCTCCCGGATATCCCGCGACGCAGTGGTGACGGACGCCGAGCCACCGCTCGAAGTTGCAAGGGGCCGTCCCTTTGCAGTAGGTTCAGTCTCACCAATGACCGCTGGTCGGGTTCGCCCGCCAAGCATCCGCCGAGGATGGCCCGCGCAGGTTCTGAGTGCTTTTCGCCCCTGTGGGCGTGCCCCGTGCCTGTGCGCCGGGGCTTTTTTCATGTTCCGGTCCATCTCTGCGCAGGCCCTGGCCGATGCCGGGCCGGCCGGTGGTCGAAGGTACAAGGCGCCGAGGGTCCGCCCCCGGCGCGCCGTACGAGAAGTGGGAAGGAGACCCAATGGCGAGGTCCGACAAGGCAGCCGCCATCGCGTCGCTCAAGGAGAAGTTCTCCTCGGCCGACGCGACCGTGCTGACCGATTACCGTGGCCTGACCGTGGCGGCGATGCAGACTCTGCGTCGTTCCCTCGGAGAAGGCAGCACCTACGCCGTTGCGAAGAACACTCTCACCCGCATCGCCGCCAATGAGGCCGGGATCGAGGGACTCGACGACAAGCTCGTCGGTCCCACCGCCCTGACCTTCATCAGCGGCGACGTGGCCACCGCGGCCAAGGGTCTGAGGGACTTCGCGAAGGACAACCCGCTGCTGGTCATCAAAGGCGGCTACATGGACGGTCGCGTCCTGTCAGCCGATGAGGTCAAGAAGCTCGCCGATCTCGAGTCCCGCGAGGTCCTCCTCGCCAAGCTCGCCGGTGGCCTCAAGGCCAACCTCACGAAGGCCGCACAGGTCTTCAGCGCCCTGCCCGCCAAGGCCGCTCGCGGCTTCGGCGCCCTGCAGGACAAGGCCGCCGCCGATCCCTCAGTGATCGGCGGAGCCGGAGAGGCTTCCGACCAGGAGCCCGAGAACGCAGACGCCTGAGGCGTCCATCGCCCAGGAGAACCCCGGCGGGTCGCAGGCCCGCCAACCCATTCATGAAAGGACGCCCAACATGGCGAAGCTCAGCAACGACGAGCTCCTTGACGCTTTCAAGGAGATGACCCTCATCGAGCTCTCCGAGTTCGTGAAGCAGTTCGAGGAGACCTTCGACGTCTCCGCCGCCGCCCCGGTGGCAGTTGCCGCCGCCGCCCCGGCTGCCGGTGGCGAGGCCCCGGCCGAGGAGGAGAAGGACGAGTTCGACGTCATTCTCGATGCCGCCGGCGACAAGAAGATCCAGGTCATCAAGGAGGTGCGCGCCCTCACCAGCCTCGGCCTCAAGGACGCCAAGGACCTCGTCGAGGCCGCCCCCAAGGCGGTCCTCGAGAAGGCCAAGAAGGAGGACGCCGAGAAGGCGAAGGAGGCCCTCGAGGCCGCCGGCGCCACCGTCACCCTCAAGTGATGATCGGCTGATCCTTTCCGGGATCACACCCCGGAGCCTGCGACGGCTCCCGGTGCATGAAGGCCCTCCCGCCCCGGCGGGAGGGCCTTCATCGTCCCCGCCGCGTCATGGGGCGGGGAGCAGGGCTGCGCGCCGTGCTTGCGCGGAGGGCCGGTTTGAGGCACAGTGCAGGTACGGCATTGGCGCCGCGCACTTGTGAAGTGCTACTCTGGGGTCTATTCTGTCTTCTTGCCCCACAGACAGCGAAAGCCCGTGCTTGACATGGGCCTTTCTGCATGCCACCGGACTGGTGCTCACGCCAGTTCAGGAGTTCTCGGAAGGACCGCACCTTGGCCGCCACGCGCACCGCGTCGAAGAACACCAACGTCATCTCGCCCCAGAGCGGGCGAATCTCATTCGCCAAGATCCAGGAGCCTCTGGAGGTACCGAACCTGCTCGACCTGCAGGTGGAGTCCTTCAACTGGCTCGTTGGTAATGATATCTGGCAGTCCCACGTCGACGAGGCCCTGGCTCAGGGCCGCACCGACATCAACACCAAGTCGGGACTGGAGGAGATCTTCGAGGAGATCTCCCCGATCGAGGACTACTCGGAGACGATGTCGTTGTCGTTCCGGGATCATCGGTTCGAGGATCCCAAGCATTCCGTCGACGAGTGCAAGGACCGCGACGCCACCTACGCCGCGCCGCTCTTCGTGACCGCCGAGTTCACCAACAACGAGACCGGCGAGATCAAGTCGCAGACCGTGTTCATCGGCGACTTCCCGCTGATGACCTCGAAGGGCACCTTCATCGTCAACGGCACCGAGCGCGTCGTCGTCTCCCAGCTGGTCCGTTCCCCGGGCGTCTACTTCGAGCGCACCGCCGACAAGACCTCCGACAAGGACATCTTCACCTGCAAGGTGATCCCGAGCCGCGGCGCCTGGCTGGAGTTCGAGATCGACAAGCGCGACACCGTCGGCGTGCGCCTGGACCGCAAGCGCAAGCAGAACGTCACCGTCTTCCTCAAGGCCCTGGGCTGGACCCCGGACCGGATCCTCGAGGAGTTCGGTCAGTACGAGTCGATCCGCCAGACCCTCGAGAAGGATCACGGCGTCGAGACCCAGGACCAGGCTCTCCTCGACATCTACAAGAAGCTGCGTCCCGGCGAGCCGCCGGCCCGCGACGCCGCCCAGCAGCTGCTGGAGAACTACTACTTCAACGGCAAGCGCTACGACCTGGCCAAGGTGGGTCGTTACAAGATCAACAAGAAGCTGGGCCTGGACCTGCCCTTCGACACCCAGGTGCTGACCATCGACGACATCGTCGCGGCCATCCATTACATCTGCGCCCTGCACGAGGGTCTGGAGACCCTGCCGCGCGAGGGGCGTGACGACATCTTCGTCGAGCCCGACGACATCGACCACTTCGGCAACCGTCGTCTTCGTACCGTCGGCGAGCTCATCCAGAACCAGCTGCGCACCGGCCTGGGTCGGATGGAGCGCGTGGTGCGCGACCGGATGACCACCCAGGACATCGAGGCCATCACCCCGCAGACCCTCATCAACATCCGCCCGGTGACCGCGGCCATCAAGGAGTTCTTCGGAACCTCCCAGCTGTCGCAGTTCATGGATCAGAACAACCCGCTGGCCGAGATGACCCACAAGCGCCGCCTGTCGGCCCTGGGCCCCGGCGGCCTGTCCCGCGACCGCGCCGGCATGGAGGTCCGCGACGTCCACCCGTCGCACTACGGCCGGATGTGCCCGATCGAGACGCCCGAGGGCCCGAACATCGGCCTCATCGGCTCGCTGGCCTCCTTCGCCCGGGTCAATGCCTTCGGCTTCATCGAGACCCCCTACCGCAAGGTCGTCGACGGGAAGGTGACCGATCAGGTCGACTACCTCACCGCCGACGAGGAGGACCGCTTCATCATCGCCCAGGCGAACGCCGCGCTGACCGATGACGGCACCTTCGCCAACGAGCGGGTGCTGGTGCGCAAGCGCCACGGCGATCCCGACGAGGTGCCCCCGGCCGAGATCCAGTACATGGACGTCTCGCCGCGCCAGATGGTGTCGGTGGCCTCCGCGTTGATCCCCTTCCTGGAGCATGACGACGCGTCGCGGGCCCTGATGGGTGCCAACATGCAGCGTCAGGCCGTGCCGCTGATCAAGACCGAGGCTCCCCTGGTGGGCACCGGAATGGAGTACCGCTGCGCCACCGACGTCGGCGACGTCACCCTGGCCGAGAAGCCCGGCACGGTGCTGTCGGTCTCCGCCGACCTGGTCGACATCGCCTGCGATGACGGCACCTACCAGACCTACAAGCTGGAGAAGTTCCGCCGCTCCAACGCCGGCACCTGCATCAACCAGCGGCCGGTGGTCAAGGCCGGTCAGCGGGTCGAGATCGGCACTCCGTTGGCCGACGGACCGTCGACCGACGAGGGCGAGCTGGCCCTGGGCCGCAACGTGCTCACCGCCTTCATGCCCTGGCAGGGCCTGAACTACGAGGACGCCATCGTGCTGTCGGAGCGCATCGTCCAGGACGACGTGCTCACCTCGATCCACATCGAGGAGCACGAGGTCGACGCCCGCGACACCAAGCTCGGTGCCGAGGAGATCACCC contains these protein-coding regions:
- the rplJ gene encoding 50S ribosomal protein L10 → MARSDKAAAIASLKEKFSSADATVLTDYRGLTVAAMQTLRRSLGEGSTYAVAKNTLTRIAANEAGIEGLDDKLVGPTALTFISGDVATAAKGLRDFAKDNPLLVIKGGYMDGRVLSADEVKKLADLESREVLLAKLAGGLKANLTKAAQVFSALPAKAARGFGALQDKAAADPSVIGGAGEASDQEPENADA
- the rplL gene encoding 50S ribosomal protein L7/L12, which produces MAKLSNDELLDAFKEMTLIELSEFVKQFEETFDVSAAAPVAVAAAAPAAGGEAPAEEEKDEFDVILDAAGDKKIQVIKEVRALTSLGLKDAKDLVEAAPKAVLEKAKKEDAEKAKEALEAAGATVTLK
- the rplK gene encoding 50S ribosomal protein L11; the protein is MPPKKKVAALVKVALQAGQATPAPPVGTALGPHGVNIMEFCKAYNAQTESQRGNVVPAEITIYEDRSFTFVLKTPPAAELIKKAAGISKGTENPLTHKVGKISKDQVREIAQTKMPDLNANGIEAAMKIVEGSARSMGVTVEG
- the rplA gene encoding 50S ribosomal protein L1 — translated: MKRSKGYRAAAAKRDADELYGPEAGMAVVEDVASAKFDESVDVVIRLGVDPKKADQMVRGTVNLPHGTGKTARVLVFATGEKAEAAREAGADEVGDDDLIAKVQGGYLDFDSVVATPDMMGKVGRLGRVLGPRGLMPNPKTGTVTMDVAKAVADIKGGKIEFRTDRYANLHLLIGKVSFGPTKLVDNYYAALDEVLRLKPSSSKGRYLRKITVSSTMGPGVQLDPAAARVTE
- a CDS encoding DNA-directed RNA polymerase subunit beta; the protein is MAATRTASKNTNVISPQSGRISFAKIQEPLEVPNLLDLQVESFNWLVGNDIWQSHVDEALAQGRTDINTKSGLEEIFEEISPIEDYSETMSLSFRDHRFEDPKHSVDECKDRDATYAAPLFVTAEFTNNETGEIKSQTVFIGDFPLMTSKGTFIVNGTERVVVSQLVRSPGVYFERTADKTSDKDIFTCKVIPSRGAWLEFEIDKRDTVGVRLDRKRKQNVTVFLKALGWTPDRILEEFGQYESIRQTLEKDHGVETQDQALLDIYKKLRPGEPPARDAAQQLLENYYFNGKRYDLAKVGRYKINKKLGLDLPFDTQVLTIDDIVAAIHYICALHEGLETLPREGRDDIFVEPDDIDHFGNRRLRTVGELIQNQLRTGLGRMERVVRDRMTTQDIEAITPQTLINIRPVTAAIKEFFGTSQLSQFMDQNNPLAEMTHKRRLSALGPGGLSRDRAGMEVRDVHPSHYGRMCPIETPEGPNIGLIGSLASFARVNAFGFIETPYRKVVDGKVTDQVDYLTADEEDRFIIAQANAALTDDGTFANERVLVRKRHGDPDEVPPAEIQYMDVSPRQMVSVASALIPFLEHDDASRALMGANMQRQAVPLIKTEAPLVGTGMEYRCATDVGDVTLAEKPGTVLSVSADLVDIACDDGTYQTYKLEKFRRSNAGTCINQRPVVKAGQRVEIGTPLADGPSTDEGELALGRNVLTAFMPWQGLNYEDAIVLSERIVQDDVLTSIHIEEHEVDARDTKLGAEEITRDIPNVSDDMLANLDENGIVRIGAEVGTGDILVGKVTPKGETELTPEERLLRAIFGEKAREVRDTSLKVPHGEEGTVIGVRVFDADEGDELAPGVNQMVRVYVAQKRKISVGDKLSGRHGNKGVISKILPIEDMPFMEDGTPVDMVLNPLGVPSRMNVGQVLEMHLGWIAHSGWDITQADGDWAERLRDVGLAQVEPDSRLATPVFDGAKENEITGLLTNGVPDRDGNRLVDPDGKAILYDGRTGEPFPKKVGVGYMYELKLHHLVDDKIHARSTGPYSMITQQPLGGKAQFGGQRFGEMEVWAMEAYGAAWALQELLTIKSDDVPGRVKVYEAIVKGENIPEPGIPESFKVLVKEMKSLCLNVEVLNSDGMEIDLRESEEDMRPSGLGIDLSRRPGSDNALAE
- the nusG gene encoding transcription termination/antitermination protein NusG encodes the protein MTDSPEFNDAGLDKPEDDDKDASATEPQIDLDAFSADESDSSQEETDDIQIDLGALADDEKPAEDAPLNLDFDVEESGPADEDVARNLGIGQALDDEEEEPVEDEASQETQDAVDAAVERLKDDLTSKFGQWYVLHTYSGMENKVKQNLDARVQTLNMEDYIYETVVPTEEVVEIRNGARKTITRVYLPGYVLVRMDLTDESWGTVRHTPSVTGFVGQSTTPVPLTFDEVVKMLTPSVIAQVNHDMAGQAPSPKARRKVEVADYEVGESVQITDGAFAGVPATITEINVNNQRVKASVEILGRSTPVDLEFNQIEKI